One window from the genome of Sphingomonas lacunae encodes:
- a CDS encoding DUF1499 domain-containing protein produces the protein MTDNPSDAPRISIWAPRLALWSLVLAIASLLIAFTGLTLARYDVIGKLAGFAAMMGGGLVAAMALLAGLLALFAGRKADNARRGRALTAIAIGALFVGFLVSRPMAAGEVPAIHDVTTDIANPPQFERLPLRADNLAGVETVENWRRLHAGAYGHLQPLVLAKPVAEVTDAATRIARESGWEIAVSDPARGHVEATASVSYIRFKDDVVIRISPTADGRSRVDMRSVSRVGVSDFGVNARRIDEFLKALSAA, from the coding sequence ATGACAGACAATCCTTCTGACGCTCCGCGCATCTCGATCTGGGCACCGCGCCTCGCGCTGTGGTCGCTTGTCCTTGCGATCGCCTCGCTGCTGATTGCCTTCACCGGGCTGACTCTCGCCCGATATGATGTGATCGGCAAGCTGGCGGGCTTTGCAGCGATGATGGGTGGAGGGCTGGTGGCGGCGATGGCCCTGCTGGCAGGGCTGCTGGCGCTCTTTGCCGGGCGCAAGGCTGACAATGCGCGACGCGGCCGTGCCCTGACTGCGATTGCCATTGGCGCGCTGTTCGTCGGATTTCTTGTCAGCCGGCCGATGGCGGCGGGCGAAGTGCCGGCCATCCACGATGTCACGACAGACATTGCCAATCCGCCGCAGTTTGAACGCCTGCCGCTGAGGGCGGACAATCTGGCTGGCGTCGAAACTGTCGAGAATTGGCGCAGGTTGCATGCGGGTGCCTATGGCCATTTGCAGCCGCTTGTCCTTGCCAAACCGGTGGCTGAGGTTACCGACGCAGCGACCCGCATTGCCCGTGAATCGGGCTGGGAGATAGCGGTCAGCGATCCTGCACGCGGACATGTCGAAGCTACGGCCAGCGTCTCCTATATCCGGTTCAAGGATGATGTGGTGATCCGCATCTCCCCCACTGCCGATGGCCGGTCGCGCGTGGACATGCGGTCGGTCAGCCGCGTCGGCGTTTCCGACTTTGGCGTCAATGCCCGGCGTATCGACGAGTTTCTGAAGGCGCTGTCCGCGGCCTGA
- the rodA gene encoding rod shape-determining protein RodA, protein MSSPIVPNAVAQAFPWKLTALLCALAGFGTLVLFSAAGGSMSPWASAHVTRFVIFLIMAFVISFVREDFMRMMTLPAFVMVLLALFGVELLGAVKGGSQRWLELGFMRLQPSEFMKPAVVLALAHFYGMVPPGHMGRWSSLWPALVALGLPMALVMLQPDLGTAIAIGVGGVTVAFLAGLPMRWFVGTGLLGLASLPVLFSMLHEYQQNRVLTFLNPESDPLGTGYHITQSKIAIGSGGLFGKGFLNGTQSRLNYLPERQTDFVFATMSEEWGLLGGLLLIGGFLLLFRWGWRVALGSSSRFGRLAAGGLTMTIFFYMAVNLLMVVGLAPVVGIPLPFMSYGGSSMLTVMICIGIIMSIDRQTKRSGGRID, encoded by the coding sequence ATGAGCAGTCCGATCGTTCCCAATGCCGTCGCACAGGCTTTTCCCTGGAAATTGACCGCGCTGCTCTGTGCGCTGGCGGGCTTCGGCACGCTGGTCCTGTTTTCGGCCGCAGGGGGCAGCATGTCGCCCTGGGCCAGTGCCCATGTAACGCGATTCGTCATCTTTCTGATCATGGCATTTGTCATCAGCTTCGTCCGTGAGGATTTCATGCGGATGATGACCTTGCCCGCCTTTGTCATGGTGCTCCTCGCTCTCTTTGGTGTGGAGTTGCTTGGAGCGGTAAAGGGTGGCAGCCAGCGCTGGCTCGAACTCGGCTTCATGCGGTTGCAACCGTCGGAATTCATGAAGCCGGCGGTGGTGCTGGCTCTGGCGCATTTCTATGGCATGGTCCCGCCGGGTCATATGGGCCGATGGTCATCGCTGTGGCCGGCGCTGGTGGCCCTCGGTCTGCCAATGGCGCTGGTGATGCTCCAGCCTGATCTGGGCACTGCCATTGCCATTGGCGTAGGGGGCGTCACCGTTGCCTTTCTCGCCGGCTTGCCGATGCGCTGGTTTGTCGGCACCGGCCTGCTTGGCCTAGCCTCCTTGCCTGTATTGTTCAGCATGTTGCACGAATATCAGCAAAATCGCGTGCTGACCTTTCTGAACCCTGAAAGTGATCCGCTCGGCACCGGTTATCATATCACCCAGTCGAAAATCGCGATCGGCTCGGGCGGACTTTTTGGCAAAGGCTTCCTCAACGGAACCCAATCGCGGCTCAATTATCTGCCGGAACGACAGACCGACTTTGTCTTTGCCACCATGTCAGAGGAATGGGGCCTGCTCGGCGGGCTGCTGCTCATCGGCGGCTTCCTCTTGCTGTTCCGCTGGGGCTGGCGCGTGGCGTTGGGCAGCAGCAGCCGCTTTGGCCGGCTCGCCGCTGGCGGACTGACCATGACGATCTTCTTCTACATGGCGGTCAACCTGCTGATGGTCGTTGGCCTTGCCCCGGTGGTTGGCATTCCGCTGCCATTCATGTCCTATGGCGGGTCTTCGATGCTGACTGTCATGATTTGCATCGGCATCATCATGAGCATTGATCGGCAGACCAAGCGCAGCGGCGGCCGGATCGACTGA
- the mrdA gene encoding penicillin-binding protein 2: MKFRWRRSNPRPDPGITEGMQRLTFTRRAMLVSGAQVGVAGLLAARMTYLSVVDNERYTLLSESNRVNLTLIPPRRGWIVDRYGKALADNRVALRVDIIPDRLDNRSAVITRLTELLQLDNDTVDRINRELDAGGGAQPVEVAADLDETRYAAVSVNLPELPGVVPARGFVRNYPAGPSVAHLIGYVGSASAEQYKESRDPLLLTPGFKVGKDGIEKDFENELRGRPGARRAEVTARGKLVRELATTNDTPGSTLQLTIDADLQDYAARRLGTESGAVVVLDVTTGGILALCSMPAFDPNSFTDGIGRLEWKMLNEDDHIPLLNKAMRGLYPPGSTLKPMIAVAFQAAGVDPEETVFCNGGYTLGNRRFGCLGRHGSINMRHAIEKSCNTYFYAMGKRVGFDAIAPVAKAFGLGEEFELPGTRQRYGTVPDSAWKRRRFDQAWSVSDTLNATIGQGYMSVNPLQLAVMTARLATGRKVEPRLLLDSQAALPDPLPYSPDFFHAARQGMDWVVNAAGTGARSRLAIPNIRMGGKTGTAQVRGIRGSNRGQSGEWRFRDHGLFVCFAPVDEPRYAAAVVIEHGLGGARAAAPVAKDVLTFLYDRTQALETLASLEAGWGGTMRDRLQRRYAAYQAAAANPMSPAPTPPEVGAATGAPPAAVPNAPPAATAPLPDPGASVPAPTAAPAAPPAQTITPAVGTPP; encoded by the coding sequence ATGAAGTTTCGCTGGCGCCGTTCCAATCCTCGCCCTGACCCCGGCATTACCGAAGGGATGCAGCGGCTTACCTTCACGCGGCGGGCAATGCTGGTGAGTGGGGCGCAGGTTGGCGTCGCCGGTTTGCTGGCCGCGCGGATGACCTATTTGTCGGTCGTCGACAATGAACGCTACACCCTTTTGTCGGAAAGCAACCGGGTCAACCTCACGCTCATTCCGCCCCGGCGCGGCTGGATTGTCGATCGCTATGGCAAGGCATTGGCCGACAATCGTGTCGCCCTGCGGGTCGACATCATTCCCGATCGACTGGACAACCGCAGCGCCGTCATCACACGGCTGACTGAACTGCTTCAACTCGACAATGACACGGTCGACCGGATCAACCGTGAACTCGACGCAGGCGGCGGCGCACAGCCGGTTGAGGTCGCCGCCGACCTTGACGAAACGCGCTATGCCGCCGTCTCGGTCAACCTGCCCGAACTGCCTGGTGTGGTGCCGGCCCGCGGCTTTGTCCGAAACTATCCCGCCGGACCGTCTGTTGCCCATCTTATTGGTTATGTCGGGTCGGCAAGTGCCGAGCAATACAAGGAAAGCCGCGATCCGCTACTCCTCACACCGGGTTTCAAGGTCGGTAAGGATGGTATTGAGAAAGATTTCGAAAATGAGCTCCGTGGTCGTCCGGGTGCCCGACGCGCCGAAGTGACCGCCCGCGGCAAGCTGGTCCGTGAACTGGCAACAACCAACGATACGCCTGGCAGCACACTGCAACTGACGATTGATGCTGATTTGCAGGATTATGCCGCTCGCCGACTCGGCACGGAATCCGGTGCGGTCGTCGTTCTGGATGTCACTACAGGTGGCATATTGGCACTCTGCTCGATGCCCGCCTTTGATCCGAACAGCTTCACCGACGGCATTGGCCGGCTCGAATGGAAGATGCTCAACGAGGACGATCATATTCCGCTGCTCAACAAGGCGATGCGCGGCCTCTATCCCCCTGGCTCAACTCTGAAGCCGATGATTGCCGTGGCTTTTCAGGCCGCCGGCGTTGATCCTGAGGAAACAGTCTTCTGCAATGGCGGCTATACATTGGGCAACCGCCGGTTCGGGTGCCTGGGTCGGCATGGCAGCATCAACATGCGCCATGCCATCGAGAAAAGCTGCAACACCTATTTCTATGCCATGGGCAAACGTGTTGGTTTCGACGCCATCGCCCCGGTTGCCAAAGCCTTTGGCCTGGGGGAGGAATTTGAACTTCCCGGCACACGTCAACGCTATGGCACCGTGCCTGACAGCGCGTGGAAACGGCGCCGCTTCGATCAGGCATGGTCCGTATCCGACACGCTGAACGCGACGATCGGGCAAGGCTATATGTCGGTCAACCCGCTGCAATTGGCGGTCATGACGGCGCGGCTCGCCACAGGGCGAAAGGTCGAGCCTCGCCTGCTATTGGATTCTCAGGCGGCTTTGCCTGATCCCCTGCCCTATTCGCCCGACTTTTTCCATGCCGCACGCCAGGGCATGGACTGGGTGGTCAATGCCGCCGGAACAGGCGCCCGCAGCCGGCTGGCCATCCCCAACATTCGCATGGGCGGAAAGACCGGCACAGCACAGGTACGTGGGATTCGTGGCTCCAATCGCGGCCAGAGCGGGGAGTGGCGCTTTCGCGACCATGGTCTGTTTGTCTGCTTCGCGCCGGTCGACGAACCTCGCTATGCAGCGGCGGTCGTCATCGAACATGGACTGGGCGGCGCCCGCGCTGCCGCTCCGGTAGCCAAGGATGTGCTGACCTTCCTGTATGACCGGACACAGGCGCTCGAAACACTGGCCTCGCTTGAGGCTGGCTGGGGCGGCACCATGCGCGACCGTCTTCAGCGGCGCTATGCGGCGTATCAGGCGGCAGCCGCTAATCCAATGTCACCAGCGCCGACACCTCCCGAGGTCGGGGCTGCCACTGGTGCACCACCGGCAGCAGTGCCGAATGCCCCCCCTGCCGCCACCGCGCCCCTCCCTGATCCGGGCGCGTCAGTGCCAGCGCCAACTGCTGCACCAGCCGCACCACCCGCCCAGACCATCACTCCGGCTGTCGGAACGCCGCCATGA
- a CDS encoding FAD-dependent oxidoreductase — protein sequence MSKRVILAGGGHAHLAVLADWALNPLPDSDRWLVSSSSHTAYSGMLPGWLAGHYRAEELMIDLEPMAARAGAKLIVTDAIGIDTRRNILTLASGQDIAFDLLSLATGGEADVAALAALGDRVLPIRPVPGFMAGWTSFLETQSSAASISVAIVGGGAAGVEIALAVASALDRRPGTARVALVTPQDGFLAGHSPRVRKAALAQLAGRGVEVHFARATGREGALWLSNGAALNVDCVIAATGSRAPAWLASSGLACTPSGFVAVGADMRSTSHPAIFAAGDIIERVDRRLERSGVHAVKAGPVLAANLRAAISGTKPSRYQPRRRTLYLLALGNRRAILSWGGFMAIGRWVWRLKDWIDRRFVARHSPHPGTRTAGTLLPLTVADGTAVDSDAQGR from the coding sequence ATGAGCAAACGCGTCATTCTGGCAGGCGGGGGGCATGCCCATCTCGCTGTACTGGCGGACTGGGCCCTGAACCCATTACCCGATAGCGACCGCTGGCTGGTCAGTTCGTCGTCTCACACCGCCTATTCCGGCATGCTGCCGGGTTGGCTGGCCGGCCATTACCGGGCCGAAGAGCTCATGATCGATCTGGAGCCGATGGCGGCACGGGCAGGTGCCAAACTGATTGTCACCGACGCCATCGGCATCGACACCCGACGCAACATCCTCACCCTCGCATCCGGTCAGGACATCGCCTTTGACCTCCTGTCCCTTGCAACCGGCGGGGAGGCGGATGTCGCGGCGCTTGCCGCGCTGGGTGACAGAGTGCTGCCGATCCGACCGGTGCCAGGTTTCATGGCAGGCTGGACGTCCTTTCTGGAAACACAATCCAGCGCCGCGTCCATCAGTGTCGCCATAGTTGGCGGCGGCGCGGCGGGGGTCGAGATCGCGCTTGCCGTCGCCAGCGCGCTGGATCGCAGGCCGGGGACAGCCCGGGTTGCGCTGGTTACGCCGCAGGACGGATTTCTTGCCGGCCACTCCCCCCGTGTCCGGAAAGCGGCGCTGGCACAACTGGCTGGACGCGGGGTCGAGGTCCATTTCGCCCGGGCCACCGGCAGGGAGGGCGCGCTCTGGCTGTCGAACGGGGCGGCACTCAACGTCGATTGCGTCATCGCCGCGACCGGCAGCCGGGCACCAGCCTGGCTTGCCAGCTCAGGTCTGGCCTGCACGCCATCGGGTTTCGTCGCAGTCGGCGCAGACATGCGCAGCACGTCCCACCCCGCCATATTTGCGGCTGGCGACATTATCGAGCGGGTTGACCGGCGGCTCGAACGGTCCGGTGTGCACGCGGTCAAGGCTGGCCCCGTGCTGGCCGCGAACCTCCGCGCTGCGATCAGCGGCACCAAACCGTCGCGCTATCAGCCGCGCCGCCGCACGCTCTATCTCCTGGCTTTGGGCAACAGGCGCGCCATTCTTTCGTGGGGAGGTTTCATGGCCATCGGGCGATGGGTCTGGCGCCTCAAGGACTGGATCGACCGCCGCTTTGTCGCCCGCCACAGCCCTCACCCCGGCACACGAACGGCGGGCACCCTGTTACCGCTGACGGTTGCCGACGGGACGGCTGTCGACTCTGATGCGCAGGGCCGGTAA
- a CDS encoding rod shape-determining protein MreD, with amino-acid sequence MSALYDSVDDAYAPPRRLLITPTLSVLLASLLTTLPIIVNAPLLPPMGLLMLLSWRLMRSDVWPIWIGIPLGFVDDLVSGQPVGSAVALWTIVMLSIDLVDRKIVWRDYRVDWIIGGVALLFVLVCGAALARAGSLGDIVMLVGPQWIFSLFLLPLFMLLVARLDRWRLRR; translated from the coding sequence TTGAGCGCCCTCTATGACAGCGTAGATGATGCCTATGCACCGCCACGGCGGCTGCTCATTACACCAACTTTGTCGGTGTTGCTGGCTTCACTGCTGACCACATTGCCAATCATCGTCAATGCGCCACTGCTGCCGCCGATGGGCCTGCTGATGTTGCTCAGCTGGCGGCTGATGCGCTCCGACGTTTGGCCAATCTGGATCGGCATCCCGCTCGGTTTTGTCGATGATCTGGTCAGCGGCCAGCCAGTCGGCAGTGCGGTGGCACTGTGGACTATCGTCATGCTGTCCATTGATCTGGTTGACCGCAAGATTGTCTGGCGCGACTATCGGGTCGACTGGATCATCGGTGGCGTGGCCTTGCTGTTTGTGCTTGTCTGTGGGGCGGCACTGGCCCGTGCCGGAAGCCTGGGCGACATAGTCATGCTGGTCGGACCGCAGTGGATATTCTCGTTGTTCCTCTTGCCGCTGTTCATGCTGCTCGTGGCGCGGCTTGACCGTTGGCGCTTGCGGCGATGA
- the mreC gene encoding rod shape-determining protein MreC has translation MASSSSGRRAYDRRAQYGAFAAYVVAITGVIAGLLSAIIWMVDPVGFSNLRMVVAEATAPVGRVINAGTSSVSAVDDNIAAWWNAGSQNRQLRQELTAARRELIRARGLEAENRQLQQLLGLTRGDVRPVAIGRLLSTSATSTHRYAILDAGFADGVRTGQPVRAAAGLIGRTLEVGPSVSRIQLITDRKNVVPARRGRDGLAVVVSGRGDDLLEVRPLNAAGNPLKVGDVLLASGVGGLYQPRTPVALVVQLTHDGALARPMADPWRADAVIVEPASAANLDEPPPPTEQSPEAGNGGGATP, from the coding sequence ATGGCGTCGTCCAGCTCCGGTCGCCGCGCATATGACCGCCGGGCCCAATATGGGGCCTTCGCGGCCTATGTCGTGGCCATCACCGGGGTCATCGCCGGCCTGTTGTCTGCCATCATCTGGATGGTCGACCCGGTCGGATTCAGCAATTTGCGGATGGTCGTGGCTGAGGCCACGGCACCGGTTGGCCGCGTCATCAACGCCGGGACCTCGTCGGTCAGCGCGGTGGATGACAATATCGCCGCTTGGTGGAATGCCGGGTCACAGAACCGCCAGTTGCGTCAGGAACTGACCGCAGCCCGCCGCGAACTTATCCGCGCCCGTGGACTCGAAGCCGAAAATCGGCAGTTGCAGCAGTTGCTGGGCCTGACCAGGGGCGACGTGCGACCGGTCGCCATTGGCCGGCTGCTTTCCACGTCCGCGACCAGCACCCACCGTTACGCCATTCTTGATGCAGGCTTTGCTGATGGCGTGCGTACCGGACAGCCAGTCCGTGCCGCCGCCGGCCTGATCGGTCGTACGCTGGAAGTCGGCCCATCTGTGTCCCGCATCCAGTTGATTACCGACCGCAAGAATGTCGTTCCGGCGCGGCGCGGCCGCGACGGACTGGCGGTGGTGGTCAGCGGCCGCGGGGATGACCTTCTGGAGGTGCGGCCCCTCAATGCCGCCGGCAATCCGTTGAAGGTCGGCGATGTCCTTTTGGCATCCGGCGTCGGGGGCCTTTACCAGCCGCGCACGCCCGTGGCGCTGGTCGTGCAACTTACCCATGATGGCGCTCTTGCCCGGCCGATGGCAGACCCATGGCGGGCCGATGCTGTTATCGTCGAACCCGCTTCGGCTGCCAATCTCGATGAACCGCCACCGCCGACCGAACAATCACCGGAGGCCGGCAATGGCGGCGGAGCAACCCCTTGA
- the mutL gene encoding DNA mismatch repair endonuclease MutL produces the protein MSIRRLPENLVNRIAAGEVVERPASALKELVENAIDARSRRIAVRLMGGGIDGIEVSDDGCGISRNELPIAFERHATSKLPDEAIEAVNTLGFRGEALPSIASVAQVRLESRVAGEDGWSISVDNGRATDPVPAAIPHGTRVRVTGLFERVPARRKFLRSARSEYAACLDLMRRLAMARPDVGFLLEHDGRTIFNLPPDQDRPTRVAALTDRDLKANSIAVDLERDGVVLGGIAGLPTFHRGIADHQYLFVNGRPVKDRLLTGAVRGAYADLLARDRHAVVALFLEVPPSEVDVNVHPAKTEVRFRDPQLVRGMIVSGLRQAIEREGHRSSQPAAASAMALWQREGEGPRPPAGGFQPAVQAAWDGSQPSQPVSQYAGPTGLVADTGRKFEGFGALAPVSARAEVAVASVPVASDAPLGVARGQVAATYIVAEAEDGLVLVDQHAAHERLVLERLRAGAAGSGVAAQRLLLPDVVDLEETDCDRLEARIEELSAFGLDIERFGPAAMLVRATPALLGTVDTHRLLKDLADDLAEHDAPLSIGERIDHVAATMACHGSVRAGRVLSVAEMNSLLREMEATPHSGQCNHGRPTWVKLGHGDIEKLFGRR, from the coding sequence ATGTCAATACGCAGACTCCCCGAAAACTTGGTGAATCGCATCGCAGCGGGGGAGGTGGTCGAGCGTCCTGCCAGCGCGCTGAAGGAACTGGTAGAGAATGCAATTGATGCCCGTTCGCGTCGCATTGCCGTGCGACTGATGGGCGGGGGTATCGATGGTATAGAGGTAAGTGACGACGGATGCGGCATTTCTCGCAATGAACTGCCGATTGCCTTTGAACGCCATGCCACCTCCAAACTGCCCGACGAGGCAATTGAGGCGGTCAACACACTCGGATTTCGCGGGGAGGCCCTGCCTTCGATTGCATCAGTGGCGCAGGTCCGTCTCGAAAGCCGCGTCGCAGGGGAGGATGGCTGGTCCATCAGCGTGGACAATGGCCGGGCAACTGACCCAGTGCCTGCCGCCATTCCCCATGGCACGCGGGTAAGGGTTACAGGCCTGTTTGAAAGGGTCCCGGCAAGGCGTAAGTTCCTGCGTTCAGCACGGAGCGAATATGCCGCCTGTCTCGACCTGATGCGGCGGCTGGCGATGGCGCGTCCGGATGTCGGGTTTTTGCTGGAGCATGATGGGCGTACCATCTTCAACTTGCCGCCTGACCAGGACCGGCCGACACGGGTAGCCGCGCTGACCGACAGGGACCTGAAGGCGAACAGCATAGCTGTCGATCTGGAGCGCGATGGCGTTGTGCTTGGCGGCATTGCAGGGCTGCCGACGTTTCACCGGGGCATTGCCGACCATCAATATCTGTTCGTCAATGGCCGACCGGTAAAGGACAGGTTGCTGACCGGAGCCGTCCGCGGCGCCTATGCCGATTTGTTGGCGCGGGACAGGCATGCGGTTGTGGCCCTTTTTCTGGAAGTGCCGCCGAGCGAGGTGGATGTGAATGTCCACCCCGCCAAGACCGAGGTCCGTTTTCGTGATCCGCAACTCGTCCGCGGCATGATTGTGTCTGGCCTCAGGCAGGCGATTGAACGGGAAGGGCACCGCAGCAGCCAGCCCGCGGCCGCCAGCGCCATGGCGTTGTGGCAACGGGAAGGCGAGGGACCTCGTCCCCCGGCTGGCGGTTTTCAGCCGGCTGTGCAGGCGGCATGGGATGGTTCCCAACCATCTCAGCCTGTATCTCAATATGCCGGGCCGACGGGCTTGGTTGCTGATACCGGACGCAAGTTTGAAGGTTTTGGCGCGCTGGCTCCGGTATCTGCGCGGGCCGAGGTAGCGGTTGCGTCTGTGCCCGTTGCCAGCGATGCGCCGCTCGGTGTCGCGCGCGGCCAGGTCGCCGCCACCTATATCGTCGCGGAAGCAGAAGATGGGCTGGTGCTGGTCGATCAGCATGCCGCGCATGAGCGGCTGGTGCTTGAACGGCTGCGCGCCGGAGCCGCCGGTAGCGGCGTGGCGGCGCAACGGCTGTTGCTGCCTGATGTTGTTGATCTGGAAGAGACAGATTGTGACCGTCTGGAGGCGCGGATCGAGGAATTGTCGGCGTTCGGCCTCGACATTGAAAGATTCGGACCGGCGGCGATGCTGGTACGGGCGACGCCGGCACTCCTCGGCACGGTCGACACCCACCGTCTGCTCAAGGATCTCGCCGATGACCTCGCCGAGCATGATGCGCCTTTGTCCATTGGCGAACGTATCGATCATGTCGCCGCGACGATGGCCTGTCACGGCAGCGTGCGCGCCGGGCGCGTACTCAGCGTCGCCGAAATGAACTCGCTGCTGCGGGAAATGGAGGCAACGCCGCACAGCGGCCAGTGCAACCATGGCCGCCCGACCTGGGTCAAGCTGGGCCATGGCGACATCGAAAAGCTGTTCGGTAGGCGCTGA
- a CDS encoding MaoC family dehydratase, which yields MSEDQVIHYEDVEVGTVERYGSYAVTREEVIEFASRYDPQPFHLSDEAAAQTYFGRLSASGWHTGSMAMRMMVDQMQRRPRASLGSPGIDELRWVKPVYPGDTLSVENETLSKRRSANRPEMGLISGVTRVFNQHGEVVMTMKSTGLIKVRHPAAPIEG from the coding sequence GTGTCCGAAGATCAGGTCATCCATTATGAAGACGTCGAAGTCGGCACCGTCGAACGCTATGGGAGCTATGCCGTCACCCGCGAGGAAGTGATCGAGTTCGCCAGCCGGTACGACCCCCAACCATTTCACCTGAGCGACGAGGCTGCTGCCCAAACCTACTTTGGTCGCCTCTCGGCTTCGGGCTGGCACACAGGATCGATGGCGATGCGGATGATGGTGGACCAGATGCAGCGCCGTCCCCGCGCCAGCCTCGGCTCACCGGGGATTGACGAGTTGCGCTGGGTCAAGCCCGTCTATCCCGGCGACACGCTTAGCGTCGAAAATGAAACCCTGTCAAAGCGTCGCTCGGCCAACCGCCCTGAAATGGGCCTGATTTCGGGTGTCACCCGAGTCTTCAACCAGCATGGCGAGGTAGTGATGACGATGAAGAGCACCGGCCTCATCAAGGTTCGCCACCCAGCTGCCCCTATCGAAGGCTGA
- a CDS encoding rod shape-determining protein has protein sequence MSFFTKLFKFSSNDMAIDLGTANTLVYVRGKGIVLDEPSVVAVETINGIRTTKAVGNDAKMMMGKTPENIEAIRPLRDGVIADIDVAEKMIKAFIKKVSGGNPMPWSYPEIVICVPSGSTSVERRAIRDAARNAGASEVFLIEEPMAAAIGANMPVTEPVGSMVVDIGGGTTEVAVLSLRGLAYTSSVRVGGDKMDEAIVSYVRRHHNLLIGEATAERIKKDFGVARRPDDGKGAIIHIKGRDLVNGVPKEIEINQGQIADALSEPISAIVAGVRNVLENIPPELAADIVDQGIVLTGGGALVHDLDTVLRNETGLPVSVADNPLTCVAIGTGRAMEDPVYRGVLLTA, from the coding sequence ATGTCCTTCTTTACCAAGCTGTTCAAATTCTCGTCGAACGACATGGCCATTGACCTCGGCACAGCGAACACGCTGGTCTACGTCCGCGGCAAGGGAATTGTGCTCGACGAACCTTCGGTGGTGGCGGTCGAAACGATCAACGGCATCCGCACGACCAAGGCCGTTGGCAATGATGCCAAGATGATGATGGGCAAGACCCCGGAGAATATCGAGGCGATTCGCCCGCTCCGCGATGGTGTCATTGCGGACATCGACGTCGCGGAAAAGATGATCAAGGCCTTCATCAAAAAGGTGTCAGGCGGCAACCCCATGCCGTGGAGCTACCCGGAAATCGTCATCTGCGTCCCCTCCGGCTCGACCAGTGTCGAACGCCGCGCCATCCGTGATGCCGCCCGCAATGCCGGAGCGAGCGAGGTGTTCCTGATCGAGGAGCCCATGGCCGCTGCCATCGGCGCCAACATGCCGGTGACCGAACCAGTCGGTTCCATGGTTGTCGACATTGGCGGCGGCACGACCGAAGTCGCCGTTCTGTCTTTGCGGGGCCTAGCCTACACCAGCTCCGTTCGCGTCGGCGGGGACAAGATGGATGAAGCCATCGTCTCCTATGTCCGTCGCCATCACAATCTGCTGATCGGCGAAGCCACGGCAGAACGCATCAAAAAGGATTTCGGCGTCGCCCGCCGTCCAGACGATGGCAAGGGTGCGATCATCCACATCAAGGGGCGTGACCTCGTCAATGGCGTGCCCAAGGAAATCGAGATCAACCAGGGCCAGATCGCCGATGCCCTGTCAGAACCGATCAGCGCAATTGTTGCCGGTGTCCGCAACGTTCTCGAAAACATACCTCCTGAACTGGCCGCCGACATAGTTGATCAGGGCATTGTCCTGACCGGCGGCGGCGCCTTGGTGCATGATCTGGACACGGTGTTGCGCAACGAAACCGGCCTGCCGGTTTCGGTCGCTGACAATCCGTTGACATGCGTCGCCATTGGCACTGGCCGCGCGATGGAGGACCCGGTCTATCGCGGCGTCCTGCTGACCGCCTGA